Genomic DNA from Inediibacterium massiliense:
TAAATTATTCCATATAAAAAGACACCTAATCCTAAAAGGACAAGAGATTCTATTATTCTCTTGTCCTTTTATTTTTATACAATAATAGTAATCCAATCATTCCTATTGATACGCTACCTTTTTAGCTCATTTATTCTATAACTTATGTTATATTATTTAACACATATATGCTTTTGCAGCCATTTTCTAAAAAATTGTAGCTGTTCTTTTGTATGGAAATAATGTTCTCCGCCCTCCATTACTTCCAAATCACAATTGAAGAATTTTACAAATGCAGATACTACATCTAACTCACATAAATTATCTTCTGAACCATAAAGAATTGAAGTTGGATGATTCCAAACAACAATAGGATGCTTTTTCACATAACAGTAATAATCCCAATAAAGTGTTTGCCCGATAGGGGTTGGGATTTCTTTTTCTACTTTTAATCTGCTCTCACTTACGTTAAACCATATCATCATATTAGTTATAATACGTTCCATATTTACCACTGGTGAGAGAAACAAACACTGTTTCAAATGCATATTTTTATATGCTAATAAACTAAAATATGCTCCCATACTACAAGCAAATATACTTATATTATTTGATAATGATTGTGCATAACACATAATTTTATCAAGGTCTTGAACACAATTTTGCACTTTACAAGCATAGTTTTCATCTTTTCGTTCCCCATGTTCAGGCAAATCGAAACTAAGTACTTGATACCCTCTTTTTATTGCCTCTTGTGCGAATACAATAACCATGTCATCTTCCTTGTTGGACATATTACCATGTACCACTACAAATAGCTTGTCTGATTGATTGCCCCATAAAATGGCAGGGATATTTTCTATTTTAAAATTTTGTTTTATCATTACAACTGATCCTCCATAAAATATAAACAACTTATAGTTTATATTGATTACCTTTTGATTATTAGTCTAATATCCTAACTGTTCTCCAACAATAATTACCTTTATTCTTCCTTTAATAAATTGTCCTCTAATGATCACAAAATCATTGCAAATTCTATTTGTGCTTTTACAATCCACACAGTACCCTAGCTGAGTACATGGAGTTTCTTTATTTAACCTTTTAGCATCTATAGGTGCTGCATACCTGCGTACCCTTCTTTCAGCTTCTTCTATATCTCTAACGATTTTATTGATTCCAGTTACTAAAATAACTTGTTTCGGTCCATATATCATCGGAGCCACTCTGCTTCCATTTCCATCAATATTATATAACTCCCCATCTTCTGTTAATGCATTTGTACTACAAATAAATGTGTCAGCAGAAAAATTTTTAATATAGAGTTCTCTTTTTTCTTCACTTGTTAATCCATTTTTATATTTATCTAAAAAATTAACTTTTCCACTTCTTAAAAAGTCTATTACTCCTGTTTCAAAAAGAGTCATAGAATCTCCTACCCCAACAGTAGAACCTTCATCTATAAGCTCTTTTAACTTTTTTAATAACTGCTGCCTGTTATGAATATAATATCCTTCCATGTTACGGCCATTTAGATTTTTTATAGTTTTCTCAACCTGTTTGTCAATATACCATGTAATATTTTTGTCCATATCCATCTTCCTCCTAGATAAAGTGCAAATGAATAACCTAAACTTTAGCACGAAACTTTTTAAATTAGTATTTATCTGTAATCACTCCAATGGATGATGCTTTTATGAATGTAAAATTTCTTAGTGACTTAAGACTTTCTGCATCCCCTGTAACTACAACTCCTTGAATTTTAATATCCTCTTTAGTTAATTTTCCATCTGCTCCTGCTATAATATCATAAATATGTGTTATTTCTCCTTCTTTTAGTCCTTGAATAAAGTTTTCTTCTGGACTTTCTATCTTTTCTCCATATTCATTTATAGTCTTTATTCCATAAGCATCATTTTCATAACATAAATCCGGATACTGTTCTACTGGTACTATTTTTCCTCCCACATTCTGTTTATCAGTATATTGTTTTTTTGTTTTTTTGTCATTATCTTTTACTGTATCCACCCAATACCATGTTAGATTTAAATTCTTCGGTATCATATTATAAACTTCATCTATACTATATTCTTTGTCAAAAGACAAAGCAATCTCCATATATTTTTTATCTCCTATATCCTCTAATAAACTTAAATCGTTTTTATATCTATTGCCATAGTCCACATAAGGATAATAAAATACCATTAGTTCCTGGCCTATATCATTATATCGGGGTAAATAATTTTGCTCTTCCCAATTCATATTTGTATTGCTTATAAAAGATCCGTTTCCTTGAGGGAAGTTTTCTCCAAGCAAGTTATATTGAATACCATAAGTTCCAGTATATACTCTTTTCCCATTGATATATTTAAAAGTTTTATGTTCGATTTCTCCACCAAAATATCCTTTGTAACTATAGAACATACCAGGAAATTTATTAGGAGCTTGGACTACATATCGATACTTTATTTTTTGTATATATTCATCCCACCTCTGATCACTTATCTCATTACTTATTGAAATAGTAGCAATGGATACAATAATAACTGTAATAAAACTAATCATTATAATTTTTATAGTAGAAAATCTTTTTGCTTTTTTTACTGCTTTACTTATTTTATTACTTTTCGCTTCTTCAAATATTTTATCTAATTCCTCTTCACTATGTAGATACTCTCGATTATTTTTATCTCCCATAATTTAATTCCTCCCAAGCTTCTTTAAATTTGTTTCTTGCTCTATAGAGATAGGTTTTTACTTTATCTTCATCAAAGTCTAAAAGCTTTGATATCTCTTTATAGGATAAATCCATAAAGTATTTCATGATCAACAAGTTTCTATATGTTGGTTTTAATGCATATAAAGTTTTATTCACATATTCTTTGTATTCATCATTTAAAATGTACTCTTCAGTTAAAGTATCCGTAGACATTTTTCTTAACACATTATCATCTAAATCCCCTACATATTTGTTTAACTTCTTATTTTCCTTGTATATGTTATAATATTTATTTATAGATACCTTAAACATCCAAGAAACTATTTTTCTTTCATCTAAAGAGTCAATGTTTATGATCGTCTTGCATAATGTATCTTGTACTATATCCTCTGCATCTTCTTTTGTAGCACCTATCTTTATTAGATATTTAAAAATAATCTTTATTTCATTTGTTAATAAACTTTCTAGAGTTTCATCTTTCATAACTCGCCACCTGCTTTTTTATCTTCTCAATATATATTCTATTGAATTTCGTGATTCTAATATGAAAGCTTTCATCTATATAACAATTCTATAAGTGAAATGTATACATTTTATTTTTTTTATATATACAGTTAAGAATCTCTATTTATATTACAATAAAAAAGTCTTTCATCATAAGATAAAAGACTTTTATGCTTGTCTAATTTATATAAAAAAATTCTCATATTCCTATCGGAACTGCTCATGGCGCCAACGAAATTCTTTCATTTCATTCAGAATTTCCGTTGCTTAAAATTTGATGAAAATTTAACTTTCTAAAATTATCCACAATCTATTCATTTATATAATTACCTAAAGAGTAAAAAATAGTACATACCTACTATGCAAAATACAAACTTACTGCAAATCCCTATAGTATTTTGGATATTTGTTACTTTTATTTTGACTACAAATACAAATTGCCTTTTCTTTATTAAGGGGAAGCCTACCTTCTGATTTCTTAAATACTTCTTTATTCACTTTCTGAGCAAAGCATCCTATTTTGGGCTTACCGATAGAGTTGTGCATTTCAACCCAAAGTTTTTTGATAGATTCTTTTTTTACATTACCAAAACTCATAGGTACAAAATCACAAGGATACAATTCTCCTGTGGCACTTATATAAGAATGTTGATTCCCTGCACCACAACCAAATTTAGCTTCACTTTCTGTATAAGCAAAAGTGCTTATCTTGGGTAAACTACTTATTTTATTTGCTCTATGCTGTATCTCTATAAGTTTTTGTCTATCCCTCTCACTATAAAATACATTATCTAATTGTTTTTCAGTTAAAAGACTGCCACTGAGTATAGGTTCTAAGATCTTTACTTCATGTGCCCCATTATCTTTAGCCAATTTGAACAACTTAAATAGTTTTTTCTCTTCTAGATTTTCCTTTAATATAACCGTTTGAGCCATAGTATATAGTCCTGCCTTATTTGCATTTCTAAGGGCATCAAGTGCATAATCAAAAGCCTTTTCACTATTTCTATTTTTATTATGTGTATCTTTATCATAAGAATCTAAGCTTATTCCTATACCAAATAAACCGCTATCTTTTAACTTTTTTGCTTTCTCATAGCTCAAATTAAAGCCACTCGTAAATAGAATGATTGTACTTCTACTATCTATAGCTTCTATCATATCAAATATATCTTCATGTACTAATGGCTCTCCCCCTGTTATTCCAATAATAGGAGTTTTCATATCTTGAATCTCCTCTATAACCTTCATCCATTCTTCTTTTGATAATTCTTTTTCTTCTTTCCTATTTTTTGCACTACAATAAATACAATTATTAGGACATTTATTTGTTATACACAAATACATAGAGATAGGTGCTGTCCTTTGAGCATATATTTGCTTTGTAAATATATTGATCGGCTCATCTACTGCTAGGATATTTTGTATAAATGATTGAGATGGGAAAGGTGGCAAGAAGGTACTCAATATATACTGATCTTGATGCTTTACTATCTTTTCTCCCTTTAACATACTCCTCATCATTTTTATATATTTTAATAGATTAAACTGCTTGTCTTCCTTTAAAATATTGTAAATCTCTATCAAACTTTTTAAAACATTTTTATCAAAAGCCATTTTTGTAATGATTTTCAAATTATGAATACTCATTCCATCCTATTCCTTTCTAAAAATACCGTATGCAAATTTATGATTTATTTCATAAACTCCATTTTTATATTTTTCTTTTTTAATTTTTTCAATTATGAAAGGTTTCATTTCATCATAATTTCTAAATATTTTCCGAGTTCCCGCTGCTGCCCCAGTTATATTTAGCCACTGTAGAAGTTCTTCAGGCTCTTTAAAATTAAAAAAGACCTCCTCTTCCTCTACTTCTAAAACTTTAAATCCATATAAATTGCACCATTTGGCTAAACCTTTCTTTCCTTGAGGTAAATTTAATTTTATATCCATAGGTTTTACAACTTCCTTTTGATTCTCATTCATAACATTTAAAAATATTTTTTCTATTTTATCCAAAGTTCCATCCACATTTGTAATGATAGCGAATATACCTTCTGGTTTTAAAACCCTATTAAAAAGCTTGAATAGCTCATGATGATCAAAATAAGAAAGAGCCCAGCCAAAAAATATAACATCGAATTTTTCATTAGAAGTTTTTAAAAATTCAATACCATCACTTTGAACAACTACTACTCTATCATCACTGATATCCAAAAGCTTCTCAAGCATTTTACTGGACTGATCTACAGAAGTAATTTTACATTTTGTAGATTTAGTTAATAAATTTTTTGTTATATAGCCTGTTCCACAAGCAAAATCTAATATTTTTAACTCTTTATCTGTCTCTATGTACTTTGAATGAATAATATGATCCGTATATCTCCCCATCTCTTTGAGCCAATAATGATAGGTATCTGACACTTTATCATACTCTCCTCTATAATCTTCTCTATTTACAACGTCTTTTTTTATAAGCTTATATCCAAGCCTTAAGTAAAACAATATTTTATTGATCATCTTTTCTCTCCTACAAATATAAAATAATACCCCTTATCATAAACCTTTTTTATATCAAAATATTCCTCTAATAGACTTCTGACTTCCTCTTTGGTTTTAAAAAATAATCGTCCAAATAGAATAAATTCAAACACTCTCAGTAATCTAGTTTTTATATGTTTTCTATCAAAATCTAACATCACTACCTTTCCACGATCCTTTAATATCCTATCTATTTCAATAACAAGCTCTTTTTGTTCCTTGATATGATGAAAAACGTCACTCAATATGACTGTATCAATGGAATTGTTTTTAAAGGGAGCTTTCAAAGCATTTCCCTTTATACTGATCAGATTTTTTCCCTGATTTACCTTTGAAAGCATCTTCTCACTCTCATCAAGTACATAAACTGTCTTACAGCTTTCACAAATATACTGAGCCAATCTTCCAGTTCCTCCTCCTATATCTACAACCACTTCATGTCCATCTATATTGGCAGCAGCTTTTATTTCTTCGAGCTTATATAATTTAAACATATCCATAAATTTATCATAATGCCTATAAACCTTATCAAAATCATTTATTTTTTTCATAAACAGCCTCTCCCTAGTAATTATTTTTGTACACCTATAACTTTATATGGGCTATTTACTAACATTTCCTTCCAAACCTCTTTTAACACATTATACCATAGGGACAGTTAATGATTTTTATTTATATTTGAATACGAATAGCAATTTTTATTCATTTTAAATGCCTAAATATCTAATGAATCAAAAATATAAATAATAAAAATATTCAGAATAGATGTTGTATGTTGTGATGGAGAGTATGCTATCCTTGCAATGGTAGTTCAGAAAATTTCTAACATGAAGTTTGCAAAAATTTTTGGAGGAAAATATTTTCAAACCATTAGGAATGGACAATACCGTAGCTTATGAAAAGGGTATCTCTACTATAAAAAATAGAGCTTATGGTGTAGCAAAGAAACATGGAAAGTATGTTGAATGTGATCAAAGTATTACAAGTGCTATTCTTGGAGATGGAGGCATCTATACATCCTTGATGGATTATTATAAATGGGATCAAGCATTATATACAGATAAATTAGTAAGCTATGATACACTCAATGAAATTCTTAACGGAGGTTCAGAAGTTGATAGGAGGGAGGGTATGGGATATGGTTGGTTTCATTATTATAATAAGAGAAAATGGTAATGGGTTACTTTCATAGATATGTATTCAAAATATATGAAACGTATTGCGCATATATATATATTAAATAAAAAAATTATCATTGAAAATTACAATGGGGACAATAGGAACATGCCCCCTAACCTAATTATTTTAGCACCTGCCCTAGTTTATTTTCTACCTTTCTAGATTTTTTTATACAACTATACGAAACCACAAAGGTTATAGCCTCTGCTAAGGGAGTTGTGAGCCATATACCTGAATCACCCAAAATGTATGGCAGTGTAAAAATAAATACACTTATCAAAATGAGACTTCTAAGCATGGATATGATTCCAGATGTTTTGGCATCTCCAATAGAAGTAAAGTAAGTAGACGTGACAACATTGAATCCATTGAATATAAATGTTATTGAATAGATTCTCAGCCCAGAATTTGCTATACTCATAAGTTCACTATTGTCACGAGAAAATATTTTTATAATACCCTCTGTTGCTACAAAGGTCATAATAAATGCAATACTCCCTACTAAAAATACTGCCTTGATACCCATCCCTAGTACTTTAAATATTGTTTCTCTATCTTTGGCTCCAAAGCTATAGCTTATCAGGGGATGTATACCTTGTGCTATCCCTGTTAAAATCATATACTGGATCAATGATATATATCCAACAATTGTAAAAGCAGCCACGCCATTAATCCCAATTCTCTTGATAATGATAAAGTTAAAAAGATACATTGTAACTGATATTGCAATCTGTCCTATGAACTCTGATGAACCATTAAAAATTATACTTTTGATTTCTTTTAAATCAATTTTGATTTTACTAAACTTAAAAACTGATTTTCCTTTCAAAAAATATGCACTACTTAGTATAAAAGCGAGAATCATCGAAAATCCTGATGCTGATGCTGCTCCCTTCATACCGTAATCCAACTTTACAATAAACAAGTAATCTAATATGATGTTAACTGTATTAGCTATCAGGATAAATAATAAAGATAATTGTGGCTTTCCTTCGCCTCTTATAAACATAGCCGCAGTTATATTCATCATCATGAATATATAAAAGAAAATCATGATCCCAAAATAATTCTTAACATAAAAATAGAGCTCCCCTTTTGCATTTAAAAAATATAGGATTTGATTCATAAATACTACTATAAAAACTATGATCATCACATTCACTACTACATTTAACACTAGTGTAAGTGTAAATTGCTGATTTGCTTTTAATTGATTTTTTTCACCTAAACTTTGCATAGCAAGAGTCGAACCGCCTACTCCAATCATGATAGTTATACCAAGTAGTATATATAATACTGGCAAGGTAAGATTGATCGCTGCAAGACCTTTCTCTCCTATCTTCCACCCAATAAACATTCCATCCACTAATGTTATAAAAGAAGTAAGAAACATACCCATGATGCATGGAATGGAATACTGTAGAAAAGTTCTCATCACACTATTATTTTTTGTATTTTCTTTCATATTAAATTCTCCTCTCTTCTATAATCCATCCCAATTCTATATCAATTTATTTTATAAAACTTCTGAATTCGTGCTATAAAAATATATGATTTTTTATTCCTTCTATAAAAAAATTCTCAATTTATTCATTTATATAGTTTCCTAATGAATAAAAAAACACTGGAATATACTTCCCAGTGCTAAATTCATATTTCACTTTATGGCTATACATATATCTACTTCCATTCTCCTTTCTTCATCTAGTGGAGATTGATATATTTCAAGGGGCGCCCTGTCGCCAATCGTATATTTAGTAAAAGGCATCCATAAAGCAAAAACCTCATTATATGCTCTTGCTAAGTTTTCTATTTTATCATAAAATTTATAACAGGCATACAGTCCTTCTTCGATTCGAAGAACATTCATCCCCATGATTTTGTCAACTTTTACACACATATCATATATGCATCTATCTTCATCAACGATTAGAGGATCATCATAGGATATTCCAATAAATATACTATTGTGATCTATCATTTGTCTTTTCTCAAGTTTCTTACAAAATTTTTCCCAGGCAGCTTCTAAATCGCAATAGTTTCCAATAAATCGTTCATACTCTACATTCATTTTAGGTAGTTTTTTTATTGTAATCTTTGAATTAACCTGTTGAAAAAAATCTTCCTGCATCTTCATGGTAGAAATATATTCCACAATAGGTCTATAGGAATTTTTAAAAGGTCTTAGACTATCCTTTCGATAATCTGATGCACTTATTCCAAAGTAATCTTTAAAAGCAGTGGCAAAATTGGATGGGCTATATCCGACTTCAAGTGCTATTTCTGTTATTGACCTATCTTTGGTTGTCCTTAGTCTGAATGCAGCATGCTCCATCTTTAGTCTTCTTGTAAAAGAATAAATACTCTCATTTACAATAGATTTAAATATTCTATTAAAATAAAATTTAGAAAAACAGCAGTGATTTGCTATATCTTCTACAGTAAAATTCTTACCAATGTTATTATGTATATAATTAATGGCTTGATTGATTGCCAGTATGTATTCTTTTTGGTTCATTCTCATACTCCCTTTGAAAAAACAGTTTTACTGAAAAGGATAAACGTACATCATCCTTTTTAAGATTATTTTGCCATGGTTTAAAACACAAAATATCCTTAATACAAAGGTAAATTTTTAATACAGTGTAATATAAGTTTTTTCACTTAGACGTTGCAAACAAAACATAAATGGCATAATCAGTACCTGAATCAGAATCCCTTCCATATGTATAACTTATATTTTGAAAAATAATTTTTAACTTATACTCATTTTTTATGACATCAAAACTCATCTCTTTTGGCGGTAACACTTCCTTCATTACATTGGTTTTTCCAATGATTCCTTTAGCAAATTCATTCAGACCTGTTCCAACAAGTTCAGTACCCAATGAATCCAAAATAGAAACACGCACTTCATCATTTGAAATCCTATTCACTTTCAATCGATAATTTTTACCATTTAGTTCAAAGTTAAGGTCTTTTATTTCTTTTTCATCCATATATCTGCCTACAAAGGTATTGAGTAGAACATCATATCCTGAAACTGGTAAAGGTTGCTGTGTATCTAGTAAAACATTAATATATCTTTGATCTCCATTCTTATAGATAGAATACGTCGGTTCAAATCCAAAAGTTGCTGTAAAATCATTATAGATTGTAAAATTCTTTGGTAGCCAGTCTATATACTCCAACGAGCTACTTCTTTCGAGATAATCCAAAATATTAGTGGTCTCAAGTTTGGTATATTCAGATGCATCCTCTTTCTTGATAATTTTGCCATCTATAAGCATCCCTTCATTTTCAAGGATGGATTGAATTCTATTAATTTGACTCCTTCGAGAGACAGTAAAAGCATCCACTGGAGGAATAATTGAAATGATCGCAAATATAGCAGCAAGTAAAGCAATTCGTCCATTTTTTGAAACCGTGCTAAAACTTAAAAGCACCCCCACTATGATGGAGAATACTCCAAAGATGGCAATATAGTATCTCGACTCCGTTACACCATATGTATTCAAACGAATGCCAACAGATATTAACTGCATAATAACAATAGGAATAAGGATTTTCGGGAATATCTTACGATAGAATAAAACAAATCGATTTTCGAGTAAACTTGATAGTACAAAAATTAAAAGACCAGCTATAGAGTAAATCAATACCATTGGCCCAACCTGCCCAGACGGCCACGTAAGCGTGGAAAGTATCTTTATAAAATAAGCAATTAATACCAACGTATATACACTAATCAAAGGAATTACAATATTTGATACCAGAATATCCAAGAATTTTGGATAACTACTGGCGTGTTTGATCATTCTTTGATCTGCTTCAGATTCTGAATTGAATCTCGGCAGAAGCGATAAATAGTAGACGGGCGCAAATACCACCCATATGACTGTCATAGTATACGCATAAGTATCATTATTAACTGTAAAGAGCAAAATGTCAATGGTTCCAACAATAGCTGCAATTCCTGCCGAAAGAACTGCTGAATAGAGTACAGCAGTAAAAATAGATTTAAAGTGAATCAAAGCAACTAAGTTGAAGTTCACTTCAGACTTATAGGGCGGAATCCATAGTAGCATACAAACTAGGGCGAAAACGGCCACTAAACTTCTTATTGTGATCTCAGCACTCATTTCAGGTGCAGGCAACAAAATCAGAAAATAACCTACAAGAAGTAGCAATGCTACTACATATACTAAAACCCTCTTTCCAGAAAGTTTGTGAAATCTTTCAACTGCAAATTGTGCAACCATGCCAAAAACCGCACCTACTACGAATGTAAAAATCAACTTTTGAAGCATCACAGATGGTACCTCATCCATAGCAATCAATCTAAAAATGATAGAAGCCGCTGCCAATAAGTTAACTACCGTCATTGGAAAACGAGATCCTGCTAAGGAAATCCCTTTGATACTGTTGATCAAAATTTCTTTTAAACGTTTCATAACACTTCACCTCACTTGTATAATCGGAAAACACGCTACCAAAATTTTTACAACCATTAGTTCTTATATATTCATTTTTTCAAATAAACCTCCTCTTTAAAACTGTGCTCTTATATAGAAGATTCCTAATTTGAAAAAATTCTAAGTACATATTCAATATTTTTTTGCTACTGCCATACTCAATATTATATATCAAATTCAAGTATTTATATTTTAATATTATGAAACTATAAAGATTAAAAAATGCGTCCATGCGGACGCATTTTTTATAAGAATTATTACATCCTTATATTACACACTACACCATCTCCAATCTTTACAATTCCATATATCCGTTGCAATATCTTTATAAAACTTTCGCTCATGGCATACTAAAATTATGCTACCATCATACTCTTTTAAAGCACGCTTAAGCTCATTTTTTGCATAAATATCTAAGTGGTTTGTAGGTTCATCTAAAACTAATACATTGCTAGGTTTATTGATTAACTTACACAGTCTAACCTTAGCCTGCTCTCCTCCGCTTAATATATTAATAGGACTGTCTATATGCTGCCTTGTTAACCCACATTTAGCAAGACTACTCCTTACTTCTGTTTGAGTTAAATCAGGGAACTCATTCCAAACATCATATAAAACTGAACTGGCATTATCTTCTATAATTTCCTGTTCAAAATATCCTATCTTTTTATAATCGCTTAAAATCACCTCACCATTTATAGGTTTTAAAAGTCCAAGTAAAGTTTTGATTAAAGTAGTTTTACCTACCCCATTAGCACCTGTTATTGCAATTTTTTGTCCTCTTTTCATTTTTAAATTTAGAGGTTTGCTTAATGGTGTGTTATACCCAATAATTAAATTGCTGGCATTGAAAATTATATTTTCTGGCATTCTCACACTTTTAAAATTAAAATATGGTTTTATAATTTCTTTTTTGATTTCTATTTTTTCAATTTTATCAAGCTTTTTTTCTCTTGATTTAGCTTGTTTTGCAGTCGAAGCTCTTGCCTTATTTTTTCTTATATACTCTTCAAGCTTTGCAATCTCGTTTTGCTGCTCTTTATATTCAATGAACCTTTGCTCTTTTCGTACTTCATAAAGTTTAACAAAATAATCATAGTTTCCCGCATATCTTGTTAAAGTTTTGTGCTCTAGATGATACACCACATTCACTACACTATTTAAAAAACTATTATCATGTGATATTAATATAAATGCACCTTCATAATTTATTAAATAACTTTTAAGCCATTCTATGTGTTCTTCATCTAAATAGTTAGTTGGCTCATCTAGTAGTAAAATATCTGGTTTCTCTAAAAGTAGTTTTGCAAGTAAAATTTTAGTTCTTTGTCCTCCACTTAAAGCTGAAACATCCCTATCTAAAAGTTCTTTAATCCCAAGTCCAACTACAGTTGCTTGTATTTTAGAGTTAATACTGTAAAAATCATTCTTATCCAAAATCTCCTGCATAGTTGCAATTTGGTTTAACGTTTTATCCATTCTCGCTTCATCCATATTGCCAAGGTGATTATATAAATCATTAATTTTATGCTCTATATCAAATAACTTTATAAATGCCTTTTTTAAAAAATTGAATACAGTAATTCCTTCTTTTAATTCAACCAATTGATCCATATATCCAATGCTGAATTTACTATTCCAATCAATAGTTCCTTTATCAGCTAAAATTTCATTTATAATAATTTTCATAAAGGTCGACTTACCTTCACCATTAGCTCCAACAAGACCAATATGCTCTCCTTTTAATAGTCTAAAGGATACATTTTTAAATAATATTCTATCTCCAAATGAATGACTCATGTTTTCAACTGTTAAAATGCTCAAACTTTACACCTCCTTGTATCC
This window encodes:
- a CDS encoding alpha/beta hydrolase, translated to MIKQNFKIENIPAILWGNQSDKLFVVVHGNMSNKEDDMVIVFAQEAIKRGYQVLSFDLPEHGERKDENYACKVQNCVQDLDKIMCYAQSLSNNISIFACSMGAYFSLLAYKNMHLKQCLFLSPVVNMERIITNMMIWFNVSESRLKVEKEIPTPIGQTLYWDYYCYVKKHPIVVWNHPTSILYGSEDNLCELDVVSAFVKFFNCDLEVMEGGEHYFHTKEQLQFFRKWLQKHICVK
- a CDS encoding serine hydrolase, whose amino-acid sequence is MQKFLEENIFKPLGMDNTVAYEKGISTIKNRAYGVAKKHGKYVECDQSITSAILGDGGIYTSLMDYYKWDQALYTDKLVSYDTLNEILNGGSEVDRREGMGYGWFHYYNKRKW
- a CDS encoding radical SAM/SPASM domain-containing protein, yielding MSIHNLKIITKMAFDKNVLKSLIEIYNILKEDKQFNLLKYIKMMRSMLKGEKIVKHQDQYILSTFLPPFPSQSFIQNILAVDEPINIFTKQIYAQRTAPISMYLCITNKCPNNCIYCSAKNRKEEKELSKEEWMKVIEEIQDMKTPIIGITGGEPLVHEDIFDMIEAIDSRSTIILFTSGFNLSYEKAKKLKDSGLFGIGISLDSYDKDTHNKNRNSEKAFDYALDALRNANKAGLYTMAQTVILKENLEEKKLFKLFKLAKDNGAHEVKILEPILSGSLLTEKQLDNVFYSERDRQKLIEIQHRANKISSLPKISTFAYTESEAKFGCGAGNQHSYISATGELYPCDFVPMSFGNVKKESIKKLWVEMHNSIGKPKIGCFAQKVNKEVFKKSEGRLPLNKEKAICICSQNKSNKYPKYYRDLQ
- a CDS encoding class I SAM-dependent methyltransferase, with translation MINKILFYLRLGYKLIKKDVVNREDYRGEYDKVSDTYHYWLKEMGRYTDHIIHSKYIETDKELKILDFACGTGYITKNLLTKSTKCKITSVDQSSKMLEKLLDISDDRVVVVQSDGIEFLKTSNEKFDVIFFGWALSYFDHHELFKLFNRVLKPEGIFAIITNVDGTLDKIEKIFLNVMNENQKEVVKPMDIKLNLPQGKKGLAKWCNLYGFKVLEVEEEEVFFNFKEPEELLQWLNITGAAAGTRKIFRNYDEMKPFIIEKIKKEKYKNGVYEINHKFAYGIFRKE
- a CDS encoding anti sigma factor C-terminal domain-containing protein, translated to MGDKNNREYLHSEEELDKIFEEAKSNKISKAVKKAKRFSTIKIIMISFITVIIVSIATISISNEISDQRWDEYIQKIKYRYVVQAPNKFPGMFYSYKGYFGGEIEHKTFKYINGKRVYTGTYGIQYNLLGENFPQGNGSFISNTNMNWEEQNYLPRYNDIGQELMVFYYPYVDYGNRYKNDLSLLEDIGDKKYMEIALSFDKEYSIDEVYNMIPKNLNLTWYWVDTVKDNDKKTKKQYTDKQNVGGKIVPVEQYPDLCYENDAYGIKTINEYGEKIESPEENFIQGLKEGEITHIYDIIAGADGKLTKEDIKIQGVVVTGDAESLKSLRNFTFIKASSIGVITDKY
- a CDS encoding lactate utilization protein — encoded protein: MDKNITWYIDKQVEKTIKNLNGRNMEGYYIHNRQQLLKKLKELIDEGSTVGVGDSMTLFETGVIDFLRSGKVNFLDKYKNGLTSEEKRELYIKNFSADTFICSTNALTEDGELYNIDGNGSRVAPMIYGPKQVILVTGINKIVRDIEEAERRVRRYAAPIDAKRLNKETPCTQLGYCVDCKSTNRICNDFVIIRGQFIKGRIKVIIVGEQLGY
- a CDS encoding RNA polymerase sigma factor; protein product: MKDETLESLLTNEIKIIFKYLIKIGATKEDAEDIVQDTLCKTIINIDSLDERKIVSWMFKVSINKYYNIYKENKKLNKYVGDLDDNVLRKMSTDTLTEEYILNDEYKEYVNKTLYALKPTYRNLLIMKYFMDLSYKEISKLLDFDEDKVKTYLYRARNKFKEAWEELNYGR
- a CDS encoding class I SAM-dependent methyltransferase; amino-acid sequence: MKKINDFDKVYRHYDKFMDMFKLYKLEEIKAAANIDGHEVVVDIGGGTGRLAQYICESCKTVYVLDESEKMLSKVNQGKNLISIKGNALKAPFKNNSIDTVILSDVFHHIKEQKELVIEIDRILKDRGKVVMLDFDRKHIKTRLLRVFEFILFGRLFFKTKEEVRSLLEEYFDIKKVYDKGYYFIFVGEKR